From one Methylomonas paludis genomic stretch:
- a CDS encoding sodium ion-translocating decarboxylase subunit beta: MENLRLLWESTGLYNFTGPQAIMMAVGFLLLFLAIKKGFEPLLLLPIGFGAILSNIPIAGMIDEGGILYYMYGGIKAGVFPLLIFMGVGAMTDFGPMLANPKTLFLGAAAQFGIFATLFGALALNAVPGMDFTLKQAAAIAIIGGADGPTAIYVASKLAPELLGAIAVAAYSYMALVPLIQPPIMRALTTVEERSIEMQQLRAVSHTEKVIFPLMLVVLTALLLPSAAPLIGMFCLGNLMNATGVVDRLSKTAQNELINIITIFLGLSVGSKLSAEAFLKMETLGILGLGAIAFSIGTASGVIMAKIMNRFSSTPINPLIGAAGVSAVPMAARVANKIGLESNPHNFLLMHAMGPNVAGVIGSAVAAGVLLSLVH; encoded by the coding sequence ATGGAAAATCTCAGACTTTTATGGGAAAGCACCGGCCTGTATAACTTTACAGGCCCACAAGCTATTATGATGGCTGTGGGTTTCCTACTGCTGTTTCTCGCTATTAAAAAAGGGTTCGAACCGCTGTTATTATTGCCTATAGGTTTTGGGGCTATTCTCAGTAATATTCCGATAGCAGGCATGATAGATGAGGGGGGTATTCTTTATTACATGTACGGCGGTATCAAGGCTGGCGTATTTCCCCTGTTGATTTTCATGGGGGTCGGGGCCATGACTGATTTTGGTCCCATGCTGGCAAATCCAAAAACCCTGTTTTTGGGGGCGGCTGCTCAATTTGGTATTTTCGCCACTTTATTTGGTGCCTTGGCCTTAAATGCCGTACCCGGAATGGATTTTACCTTGAAGCAGGCTGCCGCAATTGCCATTATTGGCGGTGCAGACGGCCCAACTGCCATTTACGTAGCCTCCAAATTGGCCCCGGAATTATTAGGAGCCATCGCCGTAGCCGCTTATTCATATATGGCCTTGGTGCCGCTGATCCAGCCGCCTATCATGCGGGCTTTGACCACGGTTGAGGAACGCAGTATTGAAATGCAGCAACTGCGCGCGGTCAGTCATACTGAAAAAGTCATCTTTCCATTAATGTTGGTAGTGCTGACTGCCTTGTTATTGCCTTCCGCAGCGCCGCTGATCGGTATGTTTTGTTTGGGTAATCTGATGAATGCTACCGGTGTGGTAGACAGGCTTAGCAAGACAGCCCAAAATGAACTGATCAATATTATTACCATCTTTCTGGGTTTGTCAGTTGGCTCAAAACTTAGTGCTGAAGCCTTTTTGAAAATGGAAACCTTGGGGATCCTGGGTTTAGGTGCCATTGCCTTCTCAATCGGTACAGCCAGCGGAGTAATCATGGCCAAGATCATGAATCGGTTTAGCAGTACGCCTATTAATCCGCTCATTGGTGCGGCCGGTGTTTCCGCCGTGCCTATGGCTGCGCGGGTTGCCAATAAAATCGGTCTGGAAAGTAATCCCCACAATTTTTTGCTGATGCATGCCATGGGGCCAAATGTTGCCGGGGTTATCGGCTCAGCTGTTGCTGCGGGTGTATTACTGAGTCTGGTTCATTGA
- the mutS gene encoding DNA mismatch repair protein MutS, whose amino-acid sequence MSTPIASPHTPMMQQFLRIKSQYPDTLLFYRMGDFYELFFDDAKKAAQLLDITLTARGQSAGTPIPMAGIPYHAAENYIARLLKQGESIAICEQIGDPATSKGPVDRKVVRVVTPGTVTDEALLDDRKDNLLAAFVHFDQGYGLASLDVGSGRFVLQQFVNEQQLLSELERLSPVELLYNENEALPASVKERRSLCKRPPWHFDLDSCRLLLLKQFGVHDLKGYGCEDLTAAICAAGALLQYLRDTQQCALPHIQGISVENADDSISLDAASRRNLELDTHPSGQIQYTLLGVLDKTATAMGGRCLRRWLHRPLRDQSRINDRYASIASLLENQRYADLQLSLRQVGDIERISARIALKTARPRDLLVLRHSLSVLPQLQQQLVNTDNQYLEDLRLKLREQPEMLALLQQAIVDNPPVLIRDGGVIAAGYHSELDALRNLSQNADQFLLDMELSERQTTGISNLKVNYNRVHGYYIEISNAQADKVPAHYQRKQTLKGAERYITPELKNFEYKVLSAREKSLAFEKNLYEELLTTLASEIQMLQAGAAAIAELDVLVNFAERAETLNLCQPTLNTEPGIEIVAGRHLVVEQISQIPFIANDLNFADTKRMLVITGPNMGGKSTFMRQAALIVLLAHIGCYVPAQAMRCGPIDKIFTRIGASDDLASGRSTFMVEMSETANILHNATSNSLILMDEIGRGTSTFDGLSLAWACADYLARHTQAYTLFATHYFELTALAEELSSIHNIHLDAMEHGDKIVFLHAVKDGPANQSYGLQVAALAGVPQTVIAQAKSKLLQLENQVYIEQQSHQPVNQFDLFTAPDCHPAVCLLEELDPDSLSPRQALDMLYRLKKLLKNA is encoded by the coding sequence ATGAGCACACCGATCGCTTCTCCACACACCCCAATGATGCAGCAATTTTTACGCATCAAATCACAGTATCCGGACACCTTACTGTTTTATCGGATGGGGGATTTTTATGAGCTGTTTTTTGACGATGCCAAAAAGGCTGCGCAACTGCTGGACATTACCCTGACAGCTCGCGGCCAATCAGCCGGCACACCAATTCCGATGGCCGGCATTCCCTATCATGCTGCCGAAAACTATATCGCCCGACTATTAAAACAGGGCGAATCTATCGCCATTTGCGAACAAATCGGTGACCCGGCCACATCCAAAGGCCCTGTTGATCGCAAAGTGGTAAGAGTGGTCACACCCGGTACCGTCACCGATGAAGCCTTACTGGATGATCGCAAGGACAATCTATTGGCGGCTTTTGTTCACTTCGATCAGGGCTATGGCTTGGCTAGCCTGGATGTGGGCAGCGGCAGATTTGTACTGCAACAGTTTGTCAATGAACAGCAATTGCTGAGCGAACTGGAGCGCTTAAGCCCGGTTGAACTGCTTTACAATGAAAATGAGGCGCTACCCGCATCCGTCAAGGAACGCCGCAGTTTGTGTAAACGTCCGCCCTGGCATTTTGATCTGGACAGTTGCCGGCTGTTGCTGCTGAAACAGTTTGGAGTACATGATTTAAAAGGTTATGGCTGTGAAGATTTAACGGCGGCTATTTGCGCCGCCGGTGCCTTACTGCAATATTTACGCGATACTCAGCAATGCGCTTTGCCGCATATCCAGGGTATCAGCGTAGAAAACGCCGATGACAGTATTAGCCTGGATGCCGCCAGTCGCCGCAATCTGGAATTGGACACCCATCCCAGCGGACAGATCCAATACACGCTGCTAGGTGTACTGGATAAAACCGCCACGGCAATGGGCGGACGTTGCTTACGGCGCTGGCTGCACCGGCCGTTGCGCGATCAAAGCCGGATCAATGACCGTTATGCCAGTATCGCCAGTTTATTGGAAAACCAGCGTTATGCCGATCTTCAACTCAGCCTGCGCCAAGTGGGCGACATTGAACGGATAAGTGCGCGCATTGCCTTAAAAACTGCCCGTCCCCGCGATTTGCTGGTATTACGGCATAGTTTGTCGGTATTACCGCAATTGCAGCAACAACTGGTAAACACGGATAATCAGTATTTAGAGGATTTGCGGCTGAAATTGCGTGAACAACCAGAGATGTTGGCATTGCTGCAACAAGCCATCGTCGATAATCCGCCGGTGCTGATTCGTGACGGCGGAGTCATTGCTGCCGGGTATCATTCTGAGCTGGATGCTTTACGCAATTTAAGCCAGAACGCCGACCAGTTTTTACTGGATATGGAGCTCAGCGAACGGCAAACCACCGGGATTAGCAATCTTAAAGTCAATTATAACCGGGTACATGGCTATTACATTGAGATTTCCAATGCCCAGGCCGACAAGGTACCGGCGCATTATCAGCGTAAACAGACTTTGAAAGGCGCGGAACGTTATATCACCCCGGAATTAAAAAATTTTGAATACAAAGTGTTGAGTGCCAGGGAAAAATCCCTAGCCTTTGAAAAAAATCTTTACGAAGAATTATTGACTACCCTGGCCAGTGAAATTCAAATGTTGCAGGCTGGTGCAGCCGCTATCGCGGAACTTGACGTACTAGTCAATTTTGCCGAACGTGCCGAAACCCTAAATTTGTGCCAACCGACACTGAATACCGAACCCGGCATAGAGATTGTGGCTGGACGCCATCTGGTGGTTGAGCAAATCTCACAGATTCCATTCATAGCCAATGATTTAAACTTTGCCGACACCAAGCGTATGTTAGTCATTACCGGCCCGAATATGGGTGGTAAATCCACGTTTATGCGGCAGGCTGCGCTAATTGTGCTGCTGGCGCATATCGGCTGTTACGTGCCGGCCCAAGCCATGCGCTGTGGCCCTATCGATAAAATTTTTACCCGCATCGGTGCTTCAGATGATTTGGCCAGCGGCCGCTCCACCTTTATGGTGGAAATGTCGGAAACGGCCAATATTCTGCATAATGCCACCAGCAATAGCCTGATTCTGATGGATGAAATCGGTCGCGGTACCAGCACCTTTGATGGTTTATCACTGGCCTGGGCCTGTGCTGATTATCTGGCCAGGCACACTCAAGCTTATACCCTGTTTGCCACCCATTATTTTGAATTAACAGCGCTGGCCGAAGAACTAAGCAGTATCCATAATATTCATTTGGATGCTATGGAACATGGCGACAAGATAGTATTTTTGCACGCGGTAAAAGATGGCCCGGCCAATCAGAGCTATGGTTTGCAAGTGGCTGCGCTGGCCGGGGTACCACAAACAGTGATTGCTCAAGCCAAATCCAAGCTGCTGCAGCTGGAAAATCAGGTTTATATTGAGCAACAAAGCCACCAGCCCGTAAATCAGTTTGATTTGTTTACCGCGCCTGATTGCCATCCGGCCGTATGTTTACTGGAAGAACTAGATCCTGATAGCCTGAGTCCACGTCAGGCTCTTGACATGTTGTACCGATTGAAAAAATTATTGAAGAATGCTTGA
- a CDS encoding peroxiredoxin, which translates to MSELILGKPVPDFQIAATDGKTIQLSDYRGKKIVLYFYPKDSTPGCTLEGVSFKDHFQQFQGLQTVILGVSRDSSKSHDNFKSKQGFPFDLLADTDETLCQLFDVIKMKSMYGKQVRGIERSTFIIDESGVLLKEWRKVQVKTHVTEVLAFLQGLA; encoded by the coding sequence ATGAGTGAATTGATCTTAGGTAAGCCGGTACCGGATTTTCAAATAGCGGCAACTGACGGCAAAACCATTCAGTTGAGCGATTACCGTGGCAAAAAAATAGTACTGTATTTTTATCCCAAAGACAGTACACCTGGTTGTACGCTGGAGGGTGTGTCTTTCAAAGATCACTTTCAGCAGTTTCAGGGCTTGCAGACCGTGATACTTGGGGTTTCCCGAGATAGCAGCAAATCTCATGACAACTTCAAATCCAAGCAAGGTTTTCCGTTTGATTTGCTGGCAGATACTGATGAAACCCTGTGTCAGTTATTCGATGTGATCAAAATGAAGTCCATGTATGGCAAACAGGTGCGTGGTATTGAGCGTAGCACCTTCATCATTGATGAAAGTGGAGTGCTGCTTAAAGAATGGCGCAAGGTGCAGGTCAAAACCCATGTGACCGAAGTGCTGGCATTTTTACAGGGTTTGGCATAG
- the oadA gene encoding sodium-extruding oxaloacetate decarboxylase subunit alpha has translation MAKVKKPLGITEVVLRDAHQSILATRLRIEDMLPICQQLDEIGYWSIESWGGATFDACVRYLGEDPWERLRLLKKAMPNTPQQMLFRGQNILGYRHYADDVVDKFVERCFINGIDVFRIFDAMNDMRNIERAVKAVLQTDAHAQGTISYTTSPVHTIPKWVELGRVIEDMGAHSICIKDMAGLLTPYDAFELVSKLKKAVSIPIHMQCHATTGLSVGTYIKAVEAGLDNADTAISSLSMTYGHSPTESIVASFQGQPYDTGLDLIKLEKIAAYFREVRKKYAQFEGSLKGVDARILVSQVPGGMLTNMESQLREQGAADKFDAVLLEIPKVREDLGHIPLVTPTSQIVGTQAVLNVLAGERYKTISKETAGVLKGEYGATPAPVNKELQLRVLDGAEPITCRPADLLPPEFANILAEVQRKAAAENVKLSASIEEDALIDGMFAQIGWKFIQNRGNPAAFEPAPGKESAPAVAATPAVASDPGKVETYTVNVDGRNFHVAVGPADAKFDIQPAPAAPIGPDLVVTPPIVSGSGVVISPLAGVILKVNVNVGSHIAEGEVVLVMEAMKMETEIRAKVAGIVSAVNVRQGDSVAVGDILVTL, from the coding sequence GTGGCAAAGGTAAAAAAACCTTTAGGAATTACAGAAGTTGTATTACGTGACGCACACCAGTCTATCCTGGCAACCAGACTACGCATCGAAGACATGCTGCCGATTTGTCAGCAACTTGATGAAATTGGTTATTGGTCCATCGAGTCCTGGGGTGGTGCCACTTTTGATGCCTGTGTTCGATATCTAGGCGAAGACCCCTGGGAACGTTTACGGCTCCTGAAAAAAGCCATGCCCAATACTCCGCAACAAATGCTGTTCCGGGGCCAGAATATTCTGGGCTATCGTCATTATGCCGATGATGTGGTGGATAAATTTGTTGAGCGCTGTTTCATCAACGGTATCGACGTATTCCGCATATTTGATGCCATGAATGATATGCGAAATATCGAGCGTGCCGTCAAAGCCGTTTTGCAAACCGATGCACATGCTCAAGGTACTATTTCCTATACCACCAGTCCAGTGCATACCATTCCGAAATGGGTGGAATTGGGTAGAGTTATTGAAGATATGGGGGCTCATTCCATTTGTATCAAAGATATGGCGGGATTGCTGACACCATATGATGCTTTCGAACTGGTCAGTAAGCTTAAAAAAGCGGTGTCCATACCTATTCATATGCAATGTCATGCCACTACCGGCCTTAGTGTTGGTACCTACATCAAAGCCGTAGAAGCCGGTCTGGATAATGCAGATACCGCCATCTCCTCATTGAGTATGACTTATGGACATAGTCCAACCGAATCCATTGTCGCCAGTTTTCAGGGACAACCTTACGATACCGGTCTGGATTTGATTAAACTGGAAAAAATTGCCGCTTATTTCCGCGAAGTGCGGAAAAAATATGCCCAGTTTGAAGGCAGCCTGAAAGGTGTGGATGCCCGTATTCTGGTTTCACAAGTTCCGGGTGGTATGCTGACTAACATGGAAAGTCAGCTTAGAGAGCAAGGTGCTGCAGACAAATTCGATGCAGTGTTATTGGAAATTCCCAAAGTCCGCGAAGATCTGGGTCATATCCCTCTGGTAACGCCCACTTCACAAATTGTCGGCACTCAAGCAGTATTAAACGTTTTGGCTGGCGAACGTTACAAAACCATCAGTAAAGAAACTGCTGGGGTTTTGAAAGGTGAATACGGTGCCACTCCTGCACCGGTCAATAAAGAACTGCAATTGCGTGTGCTTGATGGCGCGGAGCCAATAACTTGTCGTCCGGCAGATCTGTTACCGCCGGAATTTGCCAATATCCTGGCTGAAGTACAGCGCAAAGCAGCTGCCGAAAACGTTAAATTGTCGGCATCGATTGAGGAAGATGCTTTAATTGACGGCATGTTTGCCCAGATTGGCTGGAAATTTATCCAGAATCGCGGCAATCCAGCCGCATTCGAGCCGGCACCGGGCAAAGAATCTGCACCTGCAGTAGCTGCTACACCAGCGGTGGCAAGCGATCCAGGTAAAGTTGAAACTTATACCGTAAATGTTGATGGGCGAAACTTTCATGTTGCTGTCGGCCCGGCTGACGCTAAATTCGATATCCAGCCTGCACCAGCAGCGCCGATTGGCCCTGATTTGGTTGTGACACCGCCTATCGTTAGTGGTAGCGGTGTGGTCATTTCGCCATTGGCCGGTGTGATTTTAAAGGTAAATGTCAATGTAGGTTCACACATCGCCGAAGGCGAAGTGGTACTGGTTATGGAAGCCATGAAAATGGAAACGGAAATTCGCGCCAAGGTGGCGGGAATCGTCAGTGCAGTTAATGTACGTCAGGGCGATTCAGTAGCGGTAGGCGATATTCTGGTAACTTTATAA
- the pgaD gene encoding poly-beta-1,6-N-acetyl-D-glucosamine biosynthesis protein PgaD, whose protein sequence is MKDIIINQPHLQSFRQKCGSIFLSICSWLLWLYFLLPLFTLGGWLLGVKNLSDEIRWFGGYKTLLELLEMYGEIILVIALLWLLWSFCLSWLHDSIQPKRVNQVSDQQLCLAFHVNESCLQVVRAAQKVTVYFDDTAGITSIQTD, encoded by the coding sequence ATGAAAGATATCATCATCAATCAGCCGCATTTACAAAGTTTTCGTCAAAAATGCGGATCCATTTTTTTATCTATATGCAGTTGGCTGCTCTGGCTGTATTTTTTATTACCATTGTTCACCTTGGGCGGTTGGTTACTAGGTGTTAAAAATCTCTCTGATGAAATCCGCTGGTTTGGTGGCTATAAAACCTTACTGGAACTTCTGGAAATGTATGGTGAGATTATTTTGGTTATTGCTTTGTTGTGGTTACTTTGGTCATTCTGCCTGTCCTGGCTGCATGACAGCATACAACCAAAACGGGTTAATCAAGTCAGCGATCAACAATTATGCCTTGCTTTTCATGTCAATGAGTCCTGTTTGCAAGTGGTTAGGGCCGCTCAGAAAGTCACCGTATATTTTGATGATACTGCTGGAATTACCTCAATCCAAACTGACTAA
- a CDS encoding glycine cleavage system protein R: MQLAISVLGNKTKDLVVETLAAVSACQCHVLELRTSNLTQLTALYVLINGNWNHIAKLEGLLDAIAKRNGVNINFMRPEKDQLTESGVPYTLETISLDKKDILVAVTTFLVERGIVIEEITASSHQTAFFSNTVFSSKFILLVPDDVRILSLREEFLDFCDNLNIDAILEPIKR; this comes from the coding sequence ATGCAACTCGCAATTTCGGTTTTAGGAAATAAAACTAAAGATTTGGTTGTTGAAACCTTGGCCGCAGTCAGTGCTTGTCAATGTCATGTTTTAGAGTTGCGTACCTCCAATCTGACTCAACTCACCGCGCTTTATGTGCTGATTAACGGCAACTGGAATCATATTGCCAAACTCGAAGGATTGCTGGATGCCATTGCTAAACGCAATGGTGTCAATATCAATTTTATGCGTCCGGAAAAAGATCAGCTGACAGAATCCGGCGTGCCTTATACCTTGGAAACCATCTCGCTGGACAAAAAAGATATCCTGGTTGCCGTGACTACTTTTTTGGTGGAGCGTGGTATAGTCATAGAAGAAATTACGGCCAGCAGCCATCAGACTGCTTTTTTCAGCAATACTGTGTTTTCCAGTAAATTTATTCTGCTGGTTCCCGATGATGTCCGCATTCTTTCATTGCGGGAAGAGTTTTTGGATTTCTGCGATAACCTGAATATTGATGCCATTCTCGAACCCATCAAACGTTAA
- a CDS encoding OadG family protein translates to MNEMLSSGIELMLLGMGIVYGFLAMLVLAISAMSAVVQRYFPDLSAQQISARQIEDAGVLAAITAAVHQYRKKYPKN, encoded by the coding sequence ATGAACGAGATGCTGTCTTCAGGAATTGAGCTGATGCTGTTGGGCATGGGCATCGTCTATGGATTTTTGGCAATGTTGGTATTGGCAATTTCCGCAATGTCAGCCGTGGTGCAACGCTATTTTCCGGATTTGTCTGCTCAGCAAATCAGTGCCAGACAAATTGAGGATGCCGGGGTATTGGCAGCCATTACCGCCGCAGTCCATCAATACCGAAAAAAATACCCTAAAAATTAA
- the pgaC gene encoding poly-beta-1,6-N-acetyl-D-glucosamine synthase, producing MDNIIAQPWFQHLIDWRLMLQEYLEEMPWQTVDELLSRFMFYYPLLMAYVWMLGGIIYYLRWEKNRGNVLDDLPVLSEYPPVSILIPCYNEGENVRETIEYLLHQQYPHYEIIAINDGSKDNTLEILHELADQHECIRVINLAQNQGKAVGLRTAALLANSEILIGIDGDALLAPTATAWIVRHFLDNPRVGAVTGNPRIRNRSTLLGKIQVGEFSAIVGMIKRAQRAYGHVFTVSGVIAGFRKTALHDVGYWSPDMVTEDIDISWKLQLAGWTIRFEPNALCWVLMPETLVGLWKQRSRWAQGGVEVLLRYFSSLWRWRSRGMWPLYLECCISLSWAFTILAYLLAVPLQWIAAEQAQEALEDLSPRWTSMLLCVTCLVQFAVSLGIDSRYERKSGGSARHYYWMIWYPIVYWLINVGTTVHGCVKAVRKKRGQRAVWVTLDRGLRQK from the coding sequence ATGGATAATATCATCGCGCAACCGTGGTTTCAGCATCTGATTGATTGGCGGCTGATGCTGCAGGAATATTTGGAAGAAATGCCCTGGCAAACGGTCGACGAATTACTGTCCCGCTTCATGTTTTACTATCCTTTACTGATGGCTTATGTTTGGATGCTGGGCGGCATCATTTACTATCTGCGTTGGGAGAAAAATCGCGGCAATGTGCTGGACGATTTGCCGGTTTTGTCCGAATATCCGCCAGTGTCAATTTTAATTCCGTGTTACAACGAAGGTGAGAACGTCAGAGAAACCATTGAATACCTGCTGCATCAGCAATATCCACATTACGAAATTATTGCTATCAATGACGGCAGCAAAGACAATACTCTGGAAATATTGCACGAACTGGCTGACCAGCATGAATGCATCAGAGTTATTAATCTGGCGCAAAATCAGGGTAAAGCTGTGGGTTTACGTACTGCAGCCTTATTGGCCAACAGTGAAATCCTGATAGGTATTGATGGTGATGCGCTGCTGGCACCCACGGCTACCGCCTGGATAGTCAGGCACTTTCTTGATAACCCGCGTGTCGGCGCTGTGACCGGTAATCCCAGAATTCGTAATCGTTCTACCTTATTGGGCAAGATACAAGTTGGTGAGTTTTCTGCTATCGTCGGCATGATAAAACGCGCCCAGCGTGCTTATGGTCATGTCTTCACGGTGTCGGGTGTGATTGCCGGTTTCCGTAAAACCGCTCTGCATGATGTCGGCTACTGGAGCCCAGATATGGTCACCGAAGATATTGATATTAGCTGGAAACTGCAACTGGCTGGTTGGACTATCCGCTTCGAACCCAATGCCTTGTGTTGGGTATTAATGCCCGAAACCTTGGTCGGTTTATGGAAGCAGCGTTCGCGTTGGGCACAAGGCGGCGTGGAAGTCCTGTTGCGTTATTTCAGTTCCTTATGGCGCTGGCGTTCACGCGGCATGTGGCCTTTATATCTGGAATGCTGTATCAGTTTAAGCTGGGCGTTTACCATACTGGCTTATCTGCTGGCGGTACCCTTGCAATGGATTGCTGCGGAACAGGCTCAGGAAGCACTGGAAGATTTGTCACCTCGCTGGACTAGTATGCTGTTATGCGTGACTTGTCTGGTGCAATTTGCAGTCAGTCTGGGCATAGATTCTCGATATGAACGTAAAAGCGGCGGATCTGCCCGGCATTATTACTGGATGATCTGGTATCCCATCGTCTATTGGCTGATTAATGTCGGAACTACCGTACACGGCTGCGTCAAAGCCGTGCGCAAAAAACGCGGACAGCGGGCAGTATGGGTTACCTTGGACAGAGGCTTGCGGCAAAAATGA
- the pgaB gene encoding poly-beta-1,6-N-acetyl-D-glucosamine N-deacetylase PgaB, whose amino-acid sequence MRIFARLIFTIACLLVNVAASADTNFAGFLVLNYHDILEEEERVPPFDRIGVNKQHLEQHFAWLKKNNYHVISVQDVLDARQTGKSLPDKAVMLTFDDGYQSFFTRAMPLLKKYHYSATLAVVGSWLEQPASYEGSKPIMSTAQIREVMETGLVEIASHTHDLHHSIPANPQANMESAVTSRLYSSEYEEYENDESYRKRIFQEIDKSSEHLFQLIGKRPRVLVWPYGEYNAVALEAAKLAGMSLTMGLSDGLNSLADFAVMKRLMIADDPNVAQFAEILKHQRLDQELRVVHVDLDYIYDEDEAQTKRNLSALLDRIKTSGANTVYLQAYSDPDGDGNADQLYFPNRHLPVRRDLFNHVAWQLRAKAGVKVYAWMPIMAYKADVPLKWYVKEWRDGEPQLARHVYTRLSPFNPEARQFVGEIYEDLAKYCDFNGILFHDDGILSDFEDVSQLAMDYTHNVWGLPAEFEQIHASSALRLRWAQQKTELIAQFTDYLADKVRYYRPNIKTARNFYALPLLKPYSEEWYAQSFPAFLMHYDYVAIEAMPFMENAADPKRWLTELVQKTAAYPHGLDKMVFELQAVDWAKQQDIAMPVFIEQFQLLKKNGAKHIGYYPDNVYHDQPRLDELKNFFPTQKKY is encoded by the coding sequence ATGCGCATTTTTGCTCGTCTTATCTTTACTATTGCCTGTCTGCTGGTTAACGTAGCAGCTAGCGCCGATACCAACTTCGCCGGTTTCCTGGTGTTGAACTACCACGATATTCTTGAAGAAGAAGAGCGTGTGCCGCCGTTTGACCGAATAGGTGTCAACAAGCAGCATTTAGAGCAGCACTTCGCTTGGCTGAAAAAGAATAATTATCATGTCATCAGTGTCCAGGATGTTCTTGATGCCCGGCAAACCGGAAAAAGCCTGCCGGACAAAGCGGTCATGCTCACTTTCGACGATGGGTATCAAAGTTTTTTTACCCGAGCCATGCCGTTGCTGAAAAAATATCACTATTCGGCTACCCTGGCAGTCGTGGGTAGCTGGTTGGAGCAACCTGCCAGTTATGAAGGTAGTAAACCCATCATGAGTACAGCTCAAATCAGGGAAGTAATGGAAACCGGGCTGGTGGAAATTGCTTCGCATACCCATGATCTGCATCACAGTATTCCCGCCAACCCTCAAGCCAATATGGAAAGCGCAGTTACTTCCCGCTTGTATAGTTCGGAATATGAGGAATATGAAAACGATGAAAGTTATCGTAAACGTATTTTTCAAGAAATTGACAAAAGTTCGGAGCACTTGTTTCAATTGATAGGCAAACGACCACGAGTGTTGGTTTGGCCCTACGGTGAATATAATGCGGTAGCACTGGAAGCGGCCAAACTAGCAGGTATGAGTCTGACCATGGGGCTGAGTGACGGCCTTAACAGCTTGGCCGATTTTGCGGTAATGAAGCGCTTGATGATAGCCGATGATCCCAATGTGGCACAGTTTGCCGAGATATTGAAACACCAGCGTCTGGATCAGGAGTTGCGGGTTGTTCATGTGGATTTAGACTATATCTATGACGAAGATGAGGCACAGACCAAGCGAAATCTGTCCGCTTTGCTGGACCGCATCAAAACCAGCGGTGCCAATACCGTGTATTTACAAGCTTATTCTGATCCGGATGGTGACGGCAATGCCGACCAACTGTATTTTCCCAATCGGCATTTACCGGTCAGGCGCGATTTGTTTAATCATGTTGCTTGGCAATTACGGGCGAAGGCTGGGGTCAAAGTTTATGCCTGGATGCCGATTATGGCTTATAAAGCTGATGTGCCCTTGAAATGGTATGTGAAGGAATGGCGCGATGGTGAGCCCCAGCTGGCTCGGCATGTCTATACCCGTTTATCGCCTTTCAATCCGGAAGCCCGACAATTCGTTGGTGAAATTTATGAGGATTTGGCCAAATATTGCGACTTTAACGGTATTTTATTTCACGATGACGGTATTTTGTCGGATTTTGAAGATGTTTCGCAATTGGCAATGGATTATACCCACAATGTTTGGGGGTTACCGGCCGAATTTGAGCAGATTCATGCCAGTAGTGCTTTACGGCTGCGTTGGGCTCAACAAAAAACCGAATTGATCGCGCAGTTCACGGATTATCTAGCCGATAAAGTTCGATATTACCGGCCCAACATTAAAACAGCCCGAAATTTTTACGCTTTGCCTTTGTTAAAACCTTATAGCGAAGAATGGTATGCCCAATCGTTTCCGGCTTTCCTGATGCATTATGATTATGTTGCCATAGAAGCAATGCCCTTTATGGAAAATGCGGCAGATCCCAAACGTTGGTTGACCGAGTTGGTACAAAAAACTGCGGCCTATCCGCATGGCTTGGATAAAATGGTTTTCGAGTTGCAAGCAGTAGATTGGGCAAAGCAGCAGGATATTGCCATGCCGGTTTTTATTGAACAATTTCAGTTGCTGAAAAAAAACGGCGCTAAGCATATTGGTTACTATCCGGATAATGTTTATCACGACCAGCCGCGGTTGGACGAGTTGAAAAACTTTTTTCCGACCCAAAAAAAATATTAA